From a region of the Polynucleobacter corsicus genome:
- a CDS encoding DUF3820 family protein — MDSEALVKLVTMKMPFGKHAGRALADLPGNYLAWFAREGFPKNELGQLLELMHTLDHNGLRGLLAPIQRAHGIAPRARE; from the coding sequence ATGGATTCAGAAGCCCTAGTGAAGCTGGTCACAATGAAGATGCCTTTCGGCAAGCATGCTGGCCGTGCGCTCGCAGACTTGCCTGGCAATTATTTGGCTTGGTTTGCTCGCGAAGGATTCCCGAAGAACGAGCTGGGCCAGTTGCTAGAGTTGATGCACACCCTAGATCACAATGGCTTGCGCGGGTTATTGGCCCCTATCCAGCGAGCCCATGGAATTGCTCCCCGTGCTCGCGAGTAG
- a CDS encoding DNA/RNA non-specific endonuclease: MKVLAKLLLFSSLWLPLSASALFDQCQDLFPNQQIPSTTQMGRDLCFDDFAIYYSPLDKKPIYTVEKLNGDQLQAPHPRRTNQFYEEARLPAHERALLADYRGSGYDRGHNVPAGDMTSERGMAQSFSLANMMPQARQNNQGIWAKRVEEPTRMYIKRVQGDVYVFTGSVGHAGTIGKGKVTIPSHLYKLVYDPAKKLAWAYWVENTDDAQMGAPISYAELIQKASIDFHLPIVVSESKSSKPAEKIIRHPRP, encoded by the coding sequence ATGAAAGTCCTCGCCAAACTCCTCTTATTTAGCTCGCTTTGGCTACCACTAAGTGCGTCGGCTCTCTTCGATCAATGCCAAGATCTATTCCCAAATCAACAAATACCCAGCACCACACAGATGGGGAGAGACCTGTGTTTTGATGATTTTGCGATTTACTACTCGCCTTTAGATAAAAAGCCCATCTACACCGTTGAAAAATTAAATGGTGATCAACTCCAGGCGCCTCATCCCCGCCGTACCAATCAGTTCTACGAAGAGGCTAGACTCCCGGCGCATGAGCGCGCCCTACTGGCAGACTATCGCGGCAGCGGATATGACCGGGGTCACAACGTACCAGCTGGCGACATGACCAGTGAGCGGGGAATGGCGCAGTCATTCTCCCTAGCAAATATGATGCCGCAAGCTCGGCAAAACAATCAGGGTATCTGGGCTAAACGGGTTGAGGAGCCCACCAGGATGTATATCAAGCGCGTACAAGGTGATGTCTATGTCTTTACTGGATCAGTGGGTCATGCCGGCACTATTGGTAAAGGCAAGGTCACCATTCCGAGTCATCTCTACAAGCTGGTTTACGATCCCGCCAAAAAATTAGCTTGGGCTTATTGGGTTGAAAACACAGATGATGCGCAAATGGGTGCGCCGATCTCCTATGCTGAACTGATTCAGAAGGCCAGCATCGACTTTCATCTACCGATAGTGGTCAGTGAAAGCAAGTCTAGTAAACCGGCTGAAAAGATTATCCGCCACCCACGCCCATAG
- a CDS encoding transglycosylase SLT domain-containing protein: MNKCFSTNSSDMQLARPVTANAKELLAHALSPVYRVMNGLLIVTVFMTVGLWLSGNGTQAGAFDLARILVPDEARHMVWQNGFGMLDQYQEEAPKALADKEIANVIYGKASNTTHGGLMGAKKQTVALLMPSVANAQVKPISHLSDRIPTAKIDPQALDSKLMVSIQNQRAVADFFEKKYKLDRAKIEEYVSNTVLIAKEVNIDPVLLLAVISVESNFNPLIKSHAGAEGLMQVMTAIHQDKYALYGGATDAVKPEVNIRVGAYILKYLIATSGSLRNGLKYYVGAANAENDGGYTDKVMAERNRLISLCEPATQNKLTLNGKDLRSQG; the protein is encoded by the coding sequence ATGAATAAATGTTTTTCTACCAATTCGAGTGACATGCAACTAGCAAGGCCAGTAACGGCTAATGCTAAAGAGTTGTTAGCTCACGCACTTTCTCCTGTCTATCGGGTCATGAATGGCCTATTGATTGTGACTGTTTTCATGACCGTAGGACTTTGGCTTTCCGGTAACGGAACCCAAGCGGGCGCATTTGATTTAGCCCGGATCTTAGTTCCAGATGAAGCTCGTCACATGGTTTGGCAAAACGGTTTTGGAATGCTCGATCAGTATCAAGAAGAGGCCCCTAAAGCGCTTGCTGATAAAGAGATTGCCAATGTGATCTATGGCAAGGCATCCAACACCACTCATGGCGGCCTCATGGGCGCCAAGAAGCAAACAGTGGCCCTATTAATGCCTTCGGTAGCAAATGCCCAGGTGAAGCCGATTTCACATCTATCTGATCGCATACCCACAGCAAAAATTGATCCCCAGGCACTGGACTCAAAGTTGATGGTGTCCATTCAGAATCAACGCGCAGTAGCTGACTTCTTTGAGAAGAAGTACAAGTTAGATCGTGCCAAGATCGAGGAATATGTATCCAATACTGTGTTGATTGCAAAAGAAGTCAATATTGACCCGGTGCTCTTACTTGCCGTGATTTCGGTAGAGTCCAACTTTAATCCCCTGATCAAAAGCCATGCTGGTGCCGAAGGCTTGATGCAGGTGATGACTGCGATTCATCAAGATAAGTACGCCTTGTATGGTGGCGCTACTGATGCGGTAAAGCCTGAGGTGAATATTCGGGTGGGCGCTTACATCTTGAAGTATTTGATTGCCACTAGCGGCTCATTGCGTAATGGCTTGAAATACTATGTTGGTGCTGCAAATGCAGAGAATGATGGCGGCTATACCGATAAGGTGATGGCGGAAAGAAATCGTTTGATTAGTTTGTGCGAGCCGGCAACTCAAAATAAATTAACACTGAACGGTAAAGATTTACGTTCACAAGGTTAA
- a CDS encoding FKBP-type peptidyl-prolyl cis-trans isomerase — protein sequence MSELQKIDTVVGNGKEAIAGNHVDVHYTGWLFDEKAPDHKGQKFDSSLDRGQLFSFPLGAGHVIKGWDEGVQGMKIGGKRTLIIPSEMGYGPRGAGGVIPPNATLVFDVELHGVN from the coding sequence GTGAGCGAACTCCAAAAAATAGATACCGTTGTGGGCAATGGTAAAGAAGCGATTGCCGGCAACCATGTGGACGTGCATTACACCGGATGGTTATTTGATGAAAAGGCTCCAGATCATAAAGGTCAAAAGTTTGATAGCTCCCTAGACCGGGGCCAGCTGTTTAGTTTTCCTTTGGGTGCTGGCCATGTTATCAAAGGGTGGGATGAAGGCGTACAAGGTATGAAAATTGGTGGCAAGCGCACCTTAATCATTCCTTCCGAGATGGGCTATGGTCCACGCGGTGCCGGTGGCGTGATTCCCCCAAATGCAACCCTAGTATTTGATGTGGAACTGCATGGCGTAAATTAA
- a CDS encoding DUF6352 family protein — protein sequence MTNFWPHSAYQTLTVGSDKELLVTDDFLRTYLLRPELNLVPESCDVERALHQRLNANPRAAISDEEIAGMADLDIQVNYQVWLRYRAKLLAASSLENFYMSLFKGDGVDVPPLFISQLAQIFIRHILGEDCHPLDARMGELFFRTQKITVLEDGVVMGADDEVVTRNAQAGETGNIMDLLKSKSMSMRSIDLDVLHEENAELYWEKNEDHDFAVQLNFGQPPINHFCRVLEKWVQHFLGAQVRVTPMQKISDPKWSWHVGLDAAATDILNKLYNKESVDTDELEKVICLFRLDFIDEAAVTQAQAGKPVYMGIAMNDEKQLKLKPQNLLFNLPLAKAS from the coding sequence ATGACAAACTTCTGGCCTCATTCTGCATACCAAACCCTGACGGTGGGGTCAGACAAGGAATTACTGGTAACCGATGATTTTCTACGCACCTACTTATTACGTCCTGAGTTAAACCTCGTTCCTGAATCCTGTGACGTTGAGCGTGCTCTACATCAGCGCCTAAACGCAAACCCCCGTGCAGCGATTTCCGATGAGGAAATTGCTGGCATGGCAGATTTGGATATTCAGGTGAACTACCAAGTGTGGTTGAGGTATCGAGCTAAGCTACTGGCTGCCAGCTCCTTAGAAAACTTCTACATGAGCTTGTTTAAGGGTGATGGCGTAGATGTGCCACCACTATTTATATCTCAGCTGGCGCAAATATTTATTCGTCATATTTTGGGTGAAGATTGCCATCCATTAGATGCTCGCATGGGTGAGCTCTTCTTTCGGACTCAAAAGATCACTGTGTTAGAAGACGGTGTGGTGATGGGTGCGGATGACGAGGTGGTGACTCGTAATGCGCAGGCGGGGGAGACTGGCAACATCATGGATCTGCTCAAGAGCAAGTCGATGTCGATGCGCTCGATCGACTTAGATGTCTTGCATGAGGAAAACGCCGAGCTGTATTGGGAGAAGAATGAGGATCATGATTTTGCAGTGCAGTTAAATTTTGGTCAGCCACCTATTAATCATTTTTGTCGTGTTCTCGAGAAATGGGTGCAGCACTTTTTAGGTGCCCAGGTGCGCGTTACGCCAATGCAGAAAATCTCCGATCCCAAATGGTCTTGGCATGTTGGTCTTGATGCCGCGGCGACGGATATCCTCAATAAGCTTTACAACAAAGAGTCGGTTGACACCGACGAACTTGAGAAGGTGATTTGCTTATTCCGTTTGGACTTTATTGATGAGGCAGCAGTGACCCAAGCTCAGGCTGGAAAGCCGGTGTACATGGGTATCGCTATGAATGATGAGAAGCAGCTCAAACTCAAACCGCAAAATCTACTCTTCAATCTACCTTTAGCAAAAGCCTCTTAA
- a CDS encoding MFS transporter, which translates to MNKNLVLLILCQGLFLTNNVTFIAINGLVGLSLSPVAWMATLPVMGYVVGGAFSTSIVAKTQNYFGRKISFQLGLLVAVFSALLCAYAAVSKNFWLLVLGTFIAGYYSANGQLYRFAAAELTAVSQRDKAVSWVLAGGILGAVIGPNLASWTKDFFDTAFLGAYLTLLIAGFIGIIVMQFIHFPEEFKTQHSLSAGRSLKTILQQPVFLVAVIGASLGYGVMNLLMAATPLAMQICKLPFSDTALVLEWHVIGMFAPGFFTGSLIQRFGTLKIMGIGVILNLLCIAIALTGVDFHQFLIALFLLGVGWNFLFTGSTSLAMTAYRSEERDKAQAAINFFVFGTMAFTSFGSGALITSQGWNILNLGSLLPVAVTAAALIWLSANRKKSSASSIA; encoded by the coding sequence CTGAATAAAAACCTCGTACTGTTGATTCTCTGTCAGGGCTTGTTTTTGACCAACAATGTGACTTTTATCGCCATTAATGGCCTAGTTGGGCTCAGTCTGAGTCCAGTCGCCTGGATGGCCACCTTACCCGTAATGGGCTACGTTGTGGGGGGCGCTTTCTCAACCTCCATTGTTGCCAAAACCCAAAATTACTTTGGCCGCAAGATTTCTTTTCAGTTGGGCCTCTTGGTGGCGGTCTTTTCAGCCCTTCTATGCGCCTATGCCGCCGTTTCCAAAAACTTCTGGCTGCTGGTGCTCGGCACCTTTATCGCAGGCTATTACAGCGCGAATGGGCAGCTCTATCGATTTGCGGCTGCTGAGTTGACTGCAGTCAGCCAGAGAGATAAAGCAGTCTCCTGGGTGCTAGCTGGCGGAATCCTGGGGGCTGTCATTGGGCCCAACCTCGCATCTTGGACCAAAGACTTCTTTGATACTGCTTTTTTAGGAGCTTACCTCACTCTCTTAATAGCCGGCTTTATCGGGATCATCGTGATGCAATTCATCCATTTTCCGGAAGAGTTCAAGACGCAGCATTCACTCTCAGCCGGCAGGAGTCTCAAAACTATTCTGCAACAACCAGTCTTTCTGGTTGCCGTCATTGGCGCTTCACTGGGATACGGCGTCATGAACCTCCTCATGGCAGCTACCCCACTTGCGATGCAAATTTGTAAGCTCCCTTTTTCTGATACGGCACTGGTATTGGAATGGCATGTCATTGGCATGTTCGCGCCCGGGTTCTTTACTGGCTCACTCATTCAACGTTTTGGCACACTCAAAATTATGGGTATCGGAGTCATCCTCAATCTTCTGTGTATTGCAATCGCGCTCACCGGTGTCGACTTCCATCAATTTTTAATTGCCTTATTTTTGTTGGGCGTTGGCTGGAACTTTTTATTTACCGGATCCACATCGTTGGCGATGACAGCCTACCGATCTGAGGAGCGTGACAAAGCTCAAGCAGCAATTAACTTTTTTGTATTTGGCACGATGGCTTTTACTTCCTTCGGCTCAGGAGCGCTGATTACCTCGCAGGGCTGGAACATCCTCAATCTAGGATCATTACTTCCCGTTGCCGTCACCGCTGCTGCCTTAATTTGGCTGAGCGCTAATCGCAAGAAGAGCAGCGCCTCCTCTATCGCTTAA
- a CDS encoding NADP-dependent isocitrate dehydrogenase: protein MASGKSKIIYTLTDEAPLLATCAFLPIIRTFTAPVGVQVVESDISVAARILSNFSDCLTAEQKVPDNLAELGRMTLLPDTNIIKLPNISASVPQLLAAIKELQAKGYKIPDFPDDPKNDAEKEIRTRYSKCLGSAVNPVLREGNSDRRAPNAVKRYARKNPHSMGEWSQASRTHVSHMHGGDFYAGEKSMTMTKACDVKMDLVTKSGKTIVLKPKVSLIAGEIIDSMYMSKKALCEFYEQEIEDAYKTGMMLSLHVKATMMKVSHPIVFGHAVKIFYKDAFEKHGKLFDELGVNPNNGMSSLYEKIKTLPESKREEIIQDLHACHEHRPALAMVDSAKGITNLHSPSDVIVDASMPAMIRVGGKMWGADGRLHDTKAVIPESTFARIYQEIINFCKTHGNFDPKTMGTVPNVGLMAQQAEEYGSHDKTFEITEAGVARIVADDGTVLLEQNVEEGDIWRMCQVKDAPIRDWVKLAVNRARLSHTPAVFWLDEYRPHEAELIKKVQAYLKDYDLTGVDIQIMSQTRAMRYTLERIIRGKDTISVTGNILRDYLTDLFPIMELGTSAKMLSIVPLMAGGGLFETGAGGSAPKHVQQLVEENHLRWDSLGEFLALAVSLEDIGDKTGNAKVKILARTLDEATGSLLDNNKSPSPRTGELDNRGSQFYLAMYWAQALAAQTEDKELQAHFAPIAKALTENEQKIVAEFKAVQGKPADIGGYYMPDHDKFVAVMCPSATLNNILKTASAA, encoded by the coding sequence ATGGCTTCAGGGAAATCAAAGATTATTTACACGCTGACAGATGAAGCGCCCTTATTGGCAACCTGTGCATTTTTGCCAATCATTCGTACTTTTACAGCGCCAGTGGGAGTTCAGGTTGTAGAAAGCGATATTTCTGTTGCGGCACGTATCTTGTCAAACTTCTCTGATTGCTTAACTGCAGAGCAAAAAGTTCCCGATAATTTGGCTGAGCTGGGTCGTATGACTTTATTGCCTGATACCAACATCATTAAGTTGCCCAATATCAGCGCTTCAGTTCCACAACTCCTCGCCGCAATTAAAGAGTTGCAGGCCAAGGGTTACAAAATCCCTGATTTTCCAGACGACCCTAAAAATGATGCTGAAAAAGAAATTCGTACGCGCTACTCCAAATGTTTAGGTAGTGCAGTAAACCCGGTATTGCGCGAAGGTAACTCTGATCGCCGTGCACCAAACGCTGTTAAGCGTTATGCCCGCAAGAACCCACACTCGATGGGTGAGTGGAGTCAGGCTTCCCGTACGCACGTATCCCACATGCATGGTGGTGACTTCTACGCAGGTGAGAAGTCAATGACCATGACCAAAGCATGTGATGTAAAAATGGACCTAGTAACAAAGAGTGGCAAGACGATTGTTCTCAAGCCAAAAGTGAGTTTAATTGCTGGTGAAATTATTGACAGCATGTACATGAGTAAAAAAGCACTCTGTGAGTTTTATGAACAAGAGATCGAAGATGCTTACAAGACTGGCATGATGTTGTCCCTGCACGTAAAAGCTACCATGATGAAGGTGTCACACCCCATCGTGTTCGGTCACGCCGTCAAGATTTTCTACAAAGATGCATTTGAAAAGCATGGCAAGTTGTTTGATGAGTTGGGTGTCAATCCAAACAACGGTATGAGCAGCTTGTACGAAAAAATCAAGACTTTGCCAGAATCTAAGCGTGAAGAAATCATTCAGGACTTACATGCTTGCCATGAGCACCGTCCAGCGCTGGCGATGGTTGACTCTGCCAAAGGTATTACTAACCTGCATTCACCAAGTGACGTGATCGTAGATGCATCGATGCCAGCAATGATTCGTGTGGGCGGCAAGATGTGGGGTGCTGACGGTCGTTTGCATGACACCAAAGCAGTTATTCCGGAAAGTACTTTTGCTCGTATCTATCAAGAGATTATTAACTTTTGCAAGACTCACGGTAACTTCGATCCAAAAACAATGGGTACAGTACCCAATGTGGGCTTGATGGCTCAGCAGGCAGAAGAGTACGGCTCACATGACAAGACCTTTGAAATCACTGAGGCTGGTGTAGCCCGCATTGTTGCGGATGACGGCACCGTATTGCTAGAGCAGAATGTGGAAGAGGGCGATATCTGGCGTATGTGCCAAGTTAAAGATGCGCCGATTCGTGATTGGGTGAAGTTGGCAGTCAACCGTGCGCGCTTGTCACACACTCCGGCCGTATTCTGGCTAGACGAGTATCGTCCACATGAAGCCGAGTTAATCAAGAAGGTGCAAGCCTATTTGAAAGACTACGACTTAACTGGTGTAGATATTCAGATCATGTCGCAGACTCGTGCAATGCGCTACACCTTAGAGCGCATCATTCGTGGTAAGGATACGATTTCTGTGACAGGTAATATTTTGCGTGATTACCTCACTGACTTATTCCCAATTATGGAGCTCGGTACTAGCGCCAAGATGTTATCTATCGTGCCATTGATGGCTGGCGGTGGCCTTTTTGAAACTGGTGCGGGTGGTTCTGCTCCTAAGCACGTTCAACAACTGGTCGAAGAAAATCATTTGCGCTGGGATTCCTTAGGTGAGTTCTTGGCTCTAGCAGTTTCTTTGGAAGATATTGGTGACAAGACTGGTAATGCCAAAGTCAAAATCTTGGCCCGCACTTTAGATGAAGCCACTGGCTCATTGCTAGATAACAATAAGTCACCATCACCACGTACTGGTGAATTAGATAATCGCGGTAGTCAGTTTTACTTAGCGATGTACTGGGCTCAGGCTTTAGCTGCGCAAACTGAAGATAAAGAATTGCAAGCCCACTTTGCTCCGATTGCAAAAGCATTGACTGAGAACGAGCAAAAGATTGTTGCTGAGTTCAAAGCGGTACAAGGCAAACCGGCGGATATTGGTGGCTACTACATGCCTGATCACGACAAGTTCGTGGCAGTGATGTGTCCAAGTGCTACCTTAAATAACATCTTAAAAACGGCATCAGCCGCTTAA